A genomic window from Streptomyces sp. NBC_00234 includes:
- the nirD gene encoding nitrite reductase small subunit NirD has translation MTVQTALTTEQAQDTRVIRLAHGEDWFTVCERSLLTPGRGVAALLPDGRQVALFMDRSGQAYAIDNRDPFTGAYVLSRGLVGSAAGRPFVASPLLKQRFDLATGACLDDDEVSVPVFGVRAD, from the coding sequence ATGACCGTACAGACGGCACTGACGACCGAGCAGGCGCAGGACACCCGGGTGATCCGACTCGCCCACGGGGAGGACTGGTTCACGGTCTGCGAGCGCTCGCTGCTGACCCCGGGCCGCGGCGTCGCGGCCCTCCTCCCGGACGGCCGTCAGGTCGCCCTCTTCATGGACCGGTCGGGTCAGGCGTACGCGATCGACAACCGCGATCCGTTCACCGGTGCGTACGTCCTCTCGCGGGGCCTGGTCGGCTCCGCGGCCGGCCGGCCGTTCGTCGCCTCGCCCCTGCTGAAGCAGCGCTTCGATCTGGCGACGGGGGCCTGCCTGGACGACGACGAGGTCTCCGTGCCGGTCTTCGGGGTACGGGCGGACTGA
- a CDS encoding VOC family protein — protein MPQMIFVNLPVKDLETTKGFFGKLGYSTNPQFSDETSACLVISDTIFVMLLTEPKFKEFTKKEIADSEKSTEVILCLSAESREKVDELADAALAAGGFPANEPMDYGTMYGRSFQDPDHHVWEVMWMDPAAVEGQS, from the coding sequence ATGCCTCAGATGATCTTCGTGAACCTGCCGGTCAAGGACCTGGAGACGACGAAGGGCTTCTTCGGGAAGCTCGGTTACAGCACCAACCCGCAGTTCAGTGACGAGACGAGCGCCTGTCTGGTCATCAGCGACACGATCTTCGTCATGCTGCTCACCGAGCCGAAGTTCAAGGAGTTCACCAAAAAGGAGATCGCCGACTCCGAGAAGTCGACGGAGGTCATCCTCTGCCTGAGCGCGGAGAGCCGCGAGAAGGTCGACGAGCTCGCCGACGCCGCGCTCGCCGCCGGTGGCTTCCCCGCCAACGAGCCCATGGACTACGGCACCATGTACGGCCGTTCCTTCCAGGACCCCGACCACCACGTCTGGGAGGTCATGTGGATGGACCCGGCGGCGGTGGAAGGCCAGTCCTGA
- a CDS encoding DUF5990 family protein, which translates to MQIHIEASALPGLACGPDSDFPGYENIHVGVQRKDRPGELLGLHPGDAPSAGWTLDCVAAPGEEGVEVSGPYVQNRLGGRFVYLSWGTVDGAGLFSMFRRAKLMFADIDPAVLDAAVRTGHLTARLALTDGKGQPLCGRIRPPSIEWTATDGAQGASAT; encoded by the coding sequence ATGCAGATCCACATCGAAGCCTCCGCACTCCCCGGCCTCGCCTGCGGACCGGACAGCGACTTTCCCGGCTACGAGAACATCCATGTCGGTGTCCAGCGCAAGGACAGGCCGGGCGAGCTGCTCGGACTGCACCCCGGCGACGCCCCCTCCGCCGGCTGGACGCTGGACTGCGTCGCCGCGCCCGGGGAGGAGGGCGTGGAGGTGTCGGGGCCGTACGTGCAGAACCGGCTCGGCGGGCGCTTCGTCTATCTGTCCTGGGGCACGGTCGACGGGGCCGGGCTCTTCTCCATGTTCCGGCGGGCCAAGCTGATGTTCGCCGACATCGATCCGGCGGTCCTCGACGCGGCCGTGCGGACCGGGCACCTCACCGCGCGGCTCGCGCTGACCGACGGGAAGGGACAGCCCCTGTGCGGCCGGATCCGCCCGCCGTCCATCGAGTGGACCGCCACGGACGGCGCCCAGGGAGCCTCCGCGACGTAA
- a CDS encoding class F sortase — MSQTTQKAKGWLIGIAVLCGVWLIQNGSDTLLVPPQPSTAESFAAGPQLQPGSPVAEPMRPSEPVRIRIPAIEVDAPMMRLGLGKDGSLDVPPDGNRNMAGWFKNGTPPGAKGTAIVAGHVDNAQGPSVFYALGALKRGTRVEIDRKDGRTAVFSIDAIEVYENEDFPDQRVYGASPHASLRLITCGGGFSEKTGYQGNVVAYAHLTEVR; from the coding sequence GTGTCCCAGACGACACAGAAGGCCAAGGGCTGGCTGATAGGCATCGCCGTCCTGTGCGGTGTCTGGCTGATCCAGAACGGGTCCGACACCCTGCTGGTGCCACCCCAGCCGTCCACGGCCGAGTCCTTCGCCGCCGGCCCCCAGCTCCAGCCGGGCTCCCCCGTCGCCGAGCCGATGCGGCCGTCCGAACCGGTCCGCATCCGCATCCCCGCCATCGAGGTGGACGCGCCGATGATGCGGCTGGGACTGGGCAAGGACGGCAGCCTCGACGTACCGCCCGACGGGAACCGCAACATGGCCGGCTGGTTCAAGAACGGGACACCGCCCGGGGCCAAAGGCACCGCGATCGTCGCCGGTCATGTCGACAACGCGCAGGGCCCGTCCGTCTTCTACGCCCTCGGGGCGCTGAAGCGGGGGACGCGGGTCGAGATCGACCGCAAGGACGGTCGCACGGCCGTCTTCTCGATCGACGCGATCGAGGTGTACGAGAACGAGGACTTCCCCGACCAGCGGGTCTACGGCGCGTCGCCGCACGCCTCGCTGCGGCTGATCACCTGCGGCGGCGGATTCTCGGAGAAGACGGGCTACCAGGGCAACGTCGTGGCGTACGCGCACCTCACCGAGGTGCGCTGA
- a CDS encoding alkaline phosphatase PhoX has product MERRTFLRTAVIGTSAAAFGGTLWRGAAFAAPAQPGPGPYGALQPANANGILLPSGFTSRIIARSGQTVAGTSYTWHSAPDGGATFADGSGWIYVSNAEVSSGSGGGASAVRFNSAGTVTSASRILSGTNNNCAGGRTPWDTWLSCEEVSRGFVYETDPWGVDAAVQRPALGRFKHEAAAADADHGYIYLTEDETDGRFYRFRPTTWGNLSSGTLQVLVAGTGTSGPVTWSNVPDPDGSPTQTRYQVSGAKVFNGGEGCFYAAGTCWFTTKGDNRVWAYDANASSLSLAYDDSLVTSGTAPLTGVDNVTRSGSGDLYVAEDGGNMEICLITPAGTIAPFLRISGQSGSEITGPAFSPDGTRLYFSSQRGTSGSSSGGITYEVTGPFRS; this is encoded by the coding sequence GTGGAACGTCGGACCTTTCTGCGCACAGCGGTGATCGGCACCTCGGCGGCAGCCTTCGGCGGCACCCTGTGGAGGGGCGCCGCCTTCGCCGCCCCGGCCCAGCCCGGCCCCGGCCCGTACGGCGCGCTGCAGCCGGCCAACGCCAACGGCATCCTGCTACCCAGCGGCTTCACCAGCAGAATCATCGCCCGCTCGGGTCAGACCGTCGCCGGAACCTCGTACACCTGGCACAGCGCACCGGACGGCGGCGCCACCTTCGCCGACGGCAGCGGCTGGATCTACGTCTCCAACGCCGAGGTCTCCTCGGGCAGCGGCGGCGGCGCGAGTGCCGTCCGCTTCAACTCCGCGGGCACCGTCACCTCCGCCTCCCGCATCCTGTCCGGCACGAACAACAACTGCGCCGGCGGCCGTACCCCGTGGGACACCTGGCTGTCCTGCGAGGAGGTCAGCCGCGGATTCGTCTACGAGACCGACCCGTGGGGCGTCGACGCGGCCGTGCAGCGTCCCGCGCTGGGCCGCTTCAAGCACGAGGCGGCTGCCGCCGACGCGGACCACGGCTACATCTACCTCACCGAGGACGAGACGGACGGCCGCTTCTACCGCTTCCGTCCCACCACCTGGGGCAACCTGTCGAGCGGCACCCTGCAGGTGCTCGTGGCGGGTACCGGCACCTCGGGCCCGGTGACCTGGAGCAACGTCCCCGACCCGGACGGCTCGCCCACTCAGACCCGCTACCAGGTCTCCGGCGCCAAGGTCTTCAACGGCGGCGAGGGCTGCTTCTACGCGGCGGGCACGTGCTGGTTCACCACCAAGGGCGACAACCGGGTGTGGGCGTACGACGCCAACGCCTCCTCCCTGTCCCTCGCCTACGACGACTCGCTCGTCACCAGCGGCACGGCTCCCCTCACGGGCGTCGACAACGTCACCCGCTCGGGCTCCGGCGACCTCTACGTCGCGGAGGACGGCGGCAACATGGAGATCTGCCTGATCACGCCCGCCGGCACCATCGCCCCGTTCCTGCGGATCAGCGGACAGTCCGGCTCGGAGATCACCGGCCCGGCCTTCTCCCCCGACGGCACACGCCTCTACTTCTCCTCGCAGCGTGGCACGAGCGGGAGTTCGTCCGGTGGCATCACCTACGAGGTGACCGGGCCGTTCCGCAGCTAG
- a CDS encoding NAD(P)/FAD-dependent oxidoreductase: MRTQTENAARVVVIGAGMAGARLAARVPGVTVIGEEEHAPYNRVLLAEVLAGRYAPDVIALPPAEVRRGVRVVRIDPADRLVHCDDGSVVRYGRLVLATGSNPVLPPLRGLGNTLPDGVHPFRTLDDCLALRAAVRPGTRAVVIGGGLLGVSAARALAECGAQVVLAQQGEHLMERQLDAESAGLLRRHLEALGVEVHTECRVRGLRCTDSAVRAVELADGYELEAEITVLACGVRPRTGLALAAGLDVRKGIVVDDEMRTSDPYIHAVGDCAEHDSTVYGLAGAALEQADVVAEVLAGRPARYTGTRALTRLTLRSPAPALAAAVPAAPAPVTGALDLAAFGDSRPLPGDDVIRLADATKGAYRSVVVRGDRLAGGVLFGDLGAVGTLARTWQNDEPLPADMSLLHLLTNDGGL, translated from the coding sequence ATGAGGACACAGACGGAGAACGCGGCACGTGTGGTGGTGATCGGCGCCGGGATGGCGGGCGCGCGGCTCGCCGCCCGGGTCCCCGGTGTCACCGTCATCGGCGAGGAGGAGCACGCCCCGTACAACCGGGTGCTGCTGGCCGAGGTGCTGGCCGGACGGTACGCACCGGACGTGATCGCCCTGCCGCCCGCCGAGGTGCGGCGCGGGGTGCGGGTGGTGCGTATCGATCCGGCCGACCGGCTGGTGCACTGCGACGACGGCAGCGTCGTCCGGTACGGGCGCCTGGTGCTGGCCACCGGTTCCAACCCGGTCCTGCCGCCGTTGCGCGGTCTCGGGAACACGCTGCCCGACGGGGTCCACCCGTTCCGCACGCTGGACGACTGCCTGGCCCTGCGCGCGGCGGTACGTCCCGGCACGCGCGCCGTCGTCATCGGCGGCGGCCTCCTCGGGGTCTCCGCCGCCCGTGCGCTCGCCGAGTGCGGCGCCCAGGTGGTGCTGGCCCAGCAGGGCGAGCACCTCATGGAGCGGCAGCTGGACGCCGAGTCGGCCGGGCTGCTGCGGCGCCACCTCGAAGCCCTCGGGGTCGAGGTGCACACCGAGTGCCGCGTCCGCGGTCTGCGCTGCACCGACTCCGCGGTACGCGCCGTGGAGCTCGCCGACGGCTACGAGCTGGAGGCCGAGATCACGGTGCTGGCCTGCGGGGTCCGCCCCCGTACGGGGCTGGCGCTCGCCGCCGGTCTCGACGTCCGCAAGGGCATCGTCGTGGACGACGAGATGCGTACCTCCGACCCGTACATCCACGCGGTCGGCGACTGCGCCGAGCACGACTCGACCGTCTACGGGCTGGCGGGCGCCGCGCTGGAACAGGCGGACGTGGTGGCCGAGGTACTGGCCGGCCGGCCGGCCCGCTACACCGGCACCCGGGCCCTGACCCGGCTGACCCTGCGCTCCCCCGCTCCGGCGCTCGCCGCCGCGGTCCCTGCCGCCCCCGCCCCCGTCACCGGGGCGCTCGACCTGGCCGCGTTCGGCGACTCCCGTCCGCTGCCCGGCGACGACGTGATCCGGCTGGCCGACGCCACCAAGGGCGCCTACCGCTCGGTCGTCGTCCGCGGCGACCGGCTGGCGGGCGGGGTGCTGTTCGGCGATCTGGGTGCGGTCGGCACCCTCGCCCGCACCTGGCAGAACGACGAACCGCTTCCCGCCGACATGTCCCTGCTCCACCTGCTCACCAACGACGGAGGTCTCTGA
- a CDS encoding sulfite exporter TauE/SafE family protein — protein MPEITMTTLVLLCLAAAAAGWIDAVVGGGGLLLLPAMLLGLPQVPAAHILGTNKAVAIVGTSGAAVTYLRKAPVQVKTAVRIGLMALAGSMGGAFFAAGISSEVLRPVIMVVLLGVAAFVLLRPSFGTAVAGDGTGRTVTRARTVTAIVLVGGGIGFYDGLFGPGTGTFLVLALTAVLHLDLVTASANAKIVNVCTNAGALAMFAYHGTVLWQLAALMAVFNLAGGMFGARMALRKGSEFVRGVLLVVVFSLVAKLGFDQWTA, from the coding sequence ATGCCCGAGATAACCATGACCACCCTCGTTCTCCTCTGCCTGGCCGCAGCGGCGGCCGGCTGGATCGACGCGGTGGTGGGCGGGGGAGGGCTTCTGCTCCTGCCCGCGATGCTGCTGGGCCTGCCCCAGGTGCCCGCCGCGCACATCCTGGGCACCAACAAGGCGGTCGCGATCGTCGGCACGTCGGGCGCCGCCGTGACGTATCTGCGCAAGGCACCGGTCCAGGTGAAGACGGCCGTGCGGATCGGGCTCATGGCGCTGGCCGGCTCGATGGGCGGGGCGTTCTTCGCCGCCGGGATCAGCAGCGAGGTCCTCCGCCCGGTGATCATGGTGGTGCTGCTCGGGGTCGCGGCCTTCGTGCTGCTGCGTCCTTCGTTCGGTACGGCGGTGGCGGGGGACGGCACGGGCCGGACGGTTACCCGGGCCCGTACCGTCACGGCGATCGTCCTGGTCGGCGGCGGTATCGGCTTCTACGACGGGCTGTTCGGGCCGGGCACCGGCACCTTCCTGGTGCTCGCGCTGACCGCCGTGCTCCACCTCGACCTGGTGACCGCCTCCGCCAACGCCAAGATCGTCAACGTCTGTACGAACGCCGGGGCGCTGGCGATGTTCGCCTACCACGGCACGGTGCTCTGGCAGCTGGCCGCCCTGATGGCCGTATTCAATCTGGCGGGCGGCATGTTCGGGGCGCGGATGGCGCTCAGGAAGGGCAGCGAGTTCGTCCGCGGGGTGCTGCTGGTCGTGGTGTTCTCGCTGGTCGCCAAGCTCGGATTCGATCAGTGGACGGCCTGA
- the nirB gene encoding nitrite reductase large subunit NirB, with translation MPVPTSPNTPAAGVPTIVVVGHGMVGQRFLEALADRGLTAAAGTARVVVLCEEPRPAYDRVQLTSYFSGKTPDDLSLVEPDFMERHGIELYLGDPAETVDREARRVVSRSGLTFAYDTLVLATGSYPFVPPVPGKDAEGCFVYRTIEDLLAIEEYAKTATTGAVVGGGLLGLEAAGALKGLGLDTHVVEFAPRLMPVQVDAGGGAALLRTIENMGLTVHTGVGTQEVTAGESGAVNGMSLSDGSSLATDLVVFSAGVRPRDQLARDCGLAVGQRGGIIVDEECRTSDSDVFAIGECALASDGRVYGLVAPGYEMAQTVAGVIAGETASFTGADLSTKLKLLGVDVASFGDAHGAAEGCLDVVYSDSRSGVYKKLVIGQDGTLLGGVLVGDADQYGTLRPMTGTVLPVAPEQLVLPAGAGGPVTLGPSSLPDDAVICSCHNVTKGAICEHTTLPEVKKCTKAGTGCGSCVKVIGQLLPQSADKGLCGCFSYTRSELYEIVRTLGTTSYADLLDSHGRPAARGGDGCEICKPTVGSIIASLAPTLGASGYVLDGEQAALQDTNDHFLANLQRNGSYSIVPRIPGGEITPEKLIVIGEVARDFGLYTKITGGQRIDMFGARVDQLPLIWTRLVDAGFESGHAYGKSLRTVKSCVGQTWCRYGVQDSVKMAIDLELRYRGLRSPHKLKSAVSGCARECAEARGKDFGIIATANGWNLYVGGNGGAEPRHADLLAQDLSDAELVRLIDRFLMFYIRTAERLERTSTWLDRIEGGLDHVRDVVVHDSLGICAELERLMSDHVAGYRDEWAETINDPERLRRFVTFVNAPDAPDPSVRFVPERDQVKPDLDILAGPVLAIRTLEGTAS, from the coding sequence ATGCCGGTGCCCACTTCCCCGAACACTCCCGCCGCAGGAGTGCCGACGATCGTGGTCGTCGGGCACGGCATGGTCGGCCAGCGGTTCCTGGAGGCACTCGCCGACCGCGGACTGACCGCCGCCGCGGGCACCGCCCGGGTCGTCGTGCTCTGCGAGGAGCCGCGCCCGGCGTACGACAGGGTCCAGCTCACCTCGTACTTCTCCGGGAAGACCCCGGACGACCTGTCGCTCGTCGAGCCGGACTTCATGGAGCGGCACGGCATCGAGCTGTACCTCGGCGACCCGGCCGAGACCGTCGACCGCGAGGCGCGCCGGGTGGTCTCCCGCTCCGGGCTGACGTTCGCGTACGACACGCTGGTCCTGGCCACCGGCTCGTACCCCTTCGTGCCGCCGGTCCCCGGCAAGGACGCCGAAGGCTGCTTCGTCTACCGCACCATCGAGGACCTCCTCGCGATCGAGGAGTACGCGAAGACGGCCACGACGGGCGCGGTGGTCGGCGGCGGGCTGCTGGGCCTGGAGGCTGCCGGAGCACTGAAGGGACTCGGACTCGACACGCACGTCGTGGAGTTCGCACCCCGGCTGATGCCGGTCCAGGTCGACGCGGGCGGCGGCGCCGCCCTGCTGCGCACCATCGAGAACATGGGCCTCACCGTCCACACGGGCGTCGGAACGCAGGAGGTCACCGCGGGCGAGAGCGGTGCCGTGAACGGCATGTCCCTCTCCGACGGCTCCTCCCTCGCCACGGACCTCGTGGTCTTCTCGGCGGGGGTACGGCCCCGGGACCAGCTGGCCCGCGACTGCGGCCTGGCGGTCGGCCAGCGCGGCGGCATCATCGTCGACGAGGAGTGCCGTACGTCCGACAGCGACGTGTTCGCGATCGGCGAGTGCGCCCTGGCCTCCGACGGCCGGGTGTACGGGCTGGTGGCGCCGGGCTACGAGATGGCGCAGACGGTCGCCGGGGTGATCGCGGGCGAGACGGCCTCGTTCACCGGCGCCGACCTGTCGACCAAGCTGAAGCTGCTCGGTGTGGACGTGGCCTCGTTCGGCGACGCGCACGGCGCGGCCGAGGGCTGCCTCGACGTCGTCTACTCGGACTCCCGCTCGGGCGTCTACAAGAAGCTGGTGATCGGCCAGGACGGCACGCTGCTGGGCGGGGTGCTCGTCGGGGACGCCGACCAGTACGGCACGCTGCGGCCGATGACCGGCACGGTCCTGCCCGTGGCGCCGGAGCAGCTGGTGCTGCCCGCGGGCGCGGGCGGTCCGGTCACGCTGGGCCCGTCCTCGCTGCCGGACGACGCGGTGATCTGCTCCTGCCACAACGTCACCAAGGGCGCGATCTGCGAGCACACCACCCTGCCCGAGGTGAAGAAGTGCACCAAGGCGGGTACCGGCTGCGGGAGTTGCGTCAAGGTCATCGGCCAGCTGCTCCCGCAGAGCGCCGACAAGGGCCTGTGCGGCTGCTTCTCGTACACCCGCAGCGAGCTGTACGAGATCGTGCGGACGCTGGGCACCACCTCGTACGCGGACCTCCTCGACTCGCACGGCCGGCCGGCGGCGCGCGGCGGGGACGGCTGCGAGATCTGCAAGCCGACGGTCGGTTCGATCATCGCCTCGCTGGCGCCCACGCTCGGCGCGAGCGGCTATGTGCTGGACGGCGAGCAGGCGGCCCTCCAGGACACCAACGACCACTTCCTGGCCAACCTCCAGCGCAACGGCTCGTACTCGATCGTGCCGCGCATCCCGGGCGGCGAGATCACCCCCGAGAAGCTCATCGTCATCGGCGAGGTGGCCCGGGACTTCGGGCTCTACACGAAGATCACCGGCGGACAGCGCATCGACATGTTCGGCGCCCGGGTCGACCAGCTGCCGCTGATCTGGACCCGGCTCGTGGACGCGGGCTTCGAGTCGGGACACGCGTACGGGAAGTCGCTGCGGACGGTCAAGTCCTGTGTGGGGCAGACCTGGTGCCGCTACGGCGTGCAGGACTCCGTGAAGATGGCCATCGATCTGGAGCTGCGCTACCGGGGCCTGCGCTCCCCGCACAAGCTGAAGTCCGCGGTCTCGGGCTGCGCCCGCGAGTGCGCCGAGGCGCGCGGCAAGGACTTCGGGATCATCGCCACGGCCAACGGATGGAACCTGTACGTCGGCGGCAACGGCGGCGCCGAACCGCGCCACGCGGACCTGCTGGCCCAGGACCTCTCGGACGCCGAACTGGTGCGCCTCATCGACCGGTTCCTGATGTTCTACATCCGTACGGCGGAGCGGCTGGAGCGCACCTCGACCTGGCTGGACCGGATCGAGGGCGGCCTCGACCACGTCCGGGACGTCGTGGTCCACGACTCGCTGGGCATCTGCGCGGAGCTGGAACGGCTGATGAGCGACCACGTCGCCGGCTACCGCGACGAGTGGGCCGAGACCATCAACGACCCCGAGCGGCTGCGCCGCTTCGTCACCTTCGTCAACGCACCCGACGCACCCGACCCCTCGGTGAGGTTCGTCCCCGAACGGGATCAGGTCAAGCCCGACCTGGACATCCTCGCGGGGCCCGTGCTCGCCATCCGCACGCTTGAAGGGACCGCCTCCTGA